A part of Schistosoma mansoni strain Puerto Rico chromosome W, complete genome genomic DNA contains:
- a CDS encoding putative glycine cleavage system H protein gives MEDQCAVVESVKAVSEVYSPVSGTIIEVNSDVEKSTKIINQSPSDEVFLSLTKYENTTTGNYYEAHFDDKDMEVVFQQKPF, from the exons ATCAATGTGCCGTTGTCGAATCAGTCAAGGCTGTTAGCGAAGTATACTCTCCAGTGTCAGGTACCATAATTGAAGTCAATTCAGATGTTGAAAAAAGTACAAAAATAATCAATCAGTCCCCTTCAGATGAAG TGTTTCTCTCTCTTactaaatatgaaaatactacgACAGGAAATTATTACGAAGCTCACTTTGACGATAAAGATATGGAAGTTGTATTTCAACAAAAACCATTTTGA